In one window of Paraburkholderia phymatum STM815 DNA:
- a CDS encoding cation:proton antiporter: MKSAFSFFPGWPLTPDAIFWAGLALLAAGLVGELCYRAWHLPRISGYAVIGLIAGAAGSGVIDAESASTARPLLDVALGLLLFELGSRLDLRWIRRNTWLIVSSVVESTLTFILVLLVLVFLNVSTVTALVLASIAMATSPAMVIQLKTELRAEGQVTQRLMTLTALNSMYAVVIEKLAAGWLHQEAYGNVFATILQPLYLLIGSLILAYLLARTITFFYKRMNLQDEHSFVALFGLVLLAIALAHIFKLSTILSLLAAGIIVKNLEARPQLWPQHFGTAGWLLTVILFVLTLTTFEWRDIAIGGVAALGLIVARLIAKLVGVLAFAKPSGLHMKQGVALGLSLSPMSALAYLLVDDTYQLYPNFDPTLRAITMCSIVVLQLVGPWLVYRSLALVGERRE; this comes from the coding sequence ATGAAGTCGGCGTTTTCATTTTTTCCAGGCTGGCCGCTCACGCCCGATGCGATTTTCTGGGCTGGCCTTGCGCTGCTTGCCGCGGGTCTCGTCGGCGAGCTGTGTTATCGCGCGTGGCACTTGCCGCGCATTTCCGGCTATGCGGTGATCGGCCTGATCGCCGGCGCGGCGGGATCAGGGGTGATCGACGCGGAATCGGCAAGCACAGCGCGTCCGCTGCTCGATGTCGCGCTCGGCCTGCTGCTGTTCGAGCTTGGAAGCAGGCTGGATTTACGCTGGATTCGCCGCAACACATGGCTGATCGTGTCGAGCGTCGTGGAATCGACGCTGACGTTCATCCTGGTGCTGCTGGTGCTGGTGTTTCTCAACGTGTCGACGGTGACGGCGCTCGTGCTCGCGTCGATCGCGATGGCGACCTCGCCCGCGATGGTGATCCAGCTGAAGACGGAATTGCGTGCGGAGGGCCAGGTCACGCAGCGCCTGATGACGCTGACGGCGCTCAACAGCATGTACGCGGTGGTCATCGAGAAGCTCGCGGCCGGCTGGCTGCATCAGGAGGCGTACGGCAACGTGTTCGCGACGATTCTTCAACCGCTTTATCTGCTGATCGGCTCACTGATCCTCGCGTATCTGCTTGCGCGCACCATCACGTTCTTTTACAAGCGTATGAACCTGCAGGACGAACACTCGTTCGTCGCGCTGTTCGGCCTCGTGCTGCTCGCGATCGCGCTCGCGCACATCTTCAAGCTGTCGACCATCCTCAGCCTGCTCGCTGCCGGCATCATCGTGAAGAATCTCGAAGCGCGTCCGCAACTGTGGCCGCAGCACTTCGGCACGGCCGGCTGGCTGCTGACGGTGATTCTGTTCGTGCTCACGCTGACGACGTTCGAATGGCGCGACATCGCAATCGGCGGCGTGGCCGCGCTGGGGCTGATCGTTGCACGGCTGATCGCGAAGCTGGTCGGCGTGCTGGCGTTCGCGAAGCCGAGCGGGCTCCATATGAAGCAGGGCGTGGCGCTCGGTCTGTCGCTGTCGCCGATGTCGGCGCTCGCCTATCTGCTGGTCGACGATACGTACCAGCTTTATCCGAATTTCGACCCGACGCTGCGCGCAATCACGATGTGTTCGATCGTCGTGTTGCAACTCGTCGGACCGTGGCTCGTATATCGCTCGCTCGCGCTCGTCGGCGAACGCCGCGAGTAA